The following DNA comes from Phycisphaerae bacterium.
CATCCGGACAAGAAAGTGAAGTTCCTCAATCGCGGCAACAGCGGGAACCGGGCGGTGGATTTGGCTGGGCGATGGGAGCAGGACTGTCTGGCCCTCAAGCCGACGGTGGTGTCGATTCTGATCGGGATCAACGACACGTGGCGGCGGTACGACAGCAACGATCCGACGACGGCTGAGGCGTTTGAGAAGTCGTATCGGGATATTCTGCGGCGGACGCGGGAAAAGCTCGATGCGAGGATCCTCCTGCTCGAACCGTTCGTGCTGCCGGTGCCGGAGGATCGGAAGGGTTGGCGGGTGGACCTGGACCCGAAGATCGACGTGGTGCGCAGGTTGGCGAGGGAGTTCGGGGCGACGCTGGTGCCGCTGGACGGGTTGTTCGCCCAGGCGTCGACGCATCAGGACGCGGCCTTCTGGACGGCGGACGGCGTGCATCCGACTATGGCCGGCCACGCCCTGATCACGAGGCACTGGCTGGCGACGGTCGGGGCGATGTAGGCCTCAGCCTGTCTGGCGATCTGCAGGGATACGCACCGGTCAGGCGGGCGAGATCAGCCGCTCGACGAGGAAGTCTTCGAAGCCGGGCAGGTCTTTCCAGTCCATGGCGACGCGCATCGGTTTGCCGGCCGGGTCGACGACGGTGAAACCGTCGTCTCGGACGCGGATGGACAGGTCATCCATGACCAGCAGATCGTCGGCGAAGGCGAGGTAGATCGCGACGGTGTCGTAGAGGATGGTGGACTGCTGCTCCGGCAGGTTCGGCTGATGCTGCGCCTCGGCCCAGATCCGGTAGTTGTCCATCAGGGCGCTGAGGATCGGATCGGTTGAGTTCTGGATCTTGCGGTACTTTTCGCCGGTCAGGCGAATGCGGCCGCAGGTGTCCAGCGGCGTGATGGTCATGGGCCAGTCGGCGGCGAAGGCGGCCTGGGCGGCTGGGATGTCCATTTCGACGTTGTACTCGGCGATGGCGCCCGGGCAGCCGTCGTGGTTGAGGCAGATGCTGCCGTGCATGCCGACGAAGCGGGCCCGCTGGGCGATTCGCGGTTCGCGGCGGAGGGCCTCGGCGAGGTTGGGCACCGGTCCGATGGCGATGAGGGTGACCGGTTCGGGTGAGGCCATGATCGTCTCGATCATCGCGTTGACGCCGTCCTGGTGCACGGTGCCGGGATAGCGGGCCAGGTCGTAGCCTTCAACCCACCCGGCTTGCGGCTGCGGATAGTGGCCGCAGGGGACGCCGACGCCGACGGGAATATCGGTGCGTCCGGCGACCTCGAGCAGCTTGGCGACGATCCGTGCGCGGTATTCGGTGTCGCCGGTGTCGCTGACGATGAGCTTGACATCGAGTTCGGGGCATCGGAGCATCATGGCGATGGCCCAGGTGTCGTCGATGTCCTGGCCGATGTCGGTGTCGAGGATGATGGGGATCGGACGGTTGACCGGGCTGTCGTTTGCCACTGAATATCCCTTTCTTCAAACGGCTGCTTTTGAGGGTATGCCACGCTTCCTGAAGGTCGCGGCGTTTCAAGGGCCGTCAGTATAGCGGCGTGAGGGGTTGGGGGCCAGAGGGTTGTCGTGAAACGTCGGCGGGAGGAATGGGAGGGGTATTGAGTGGGAACGAGCGGCGCGGTATAAGAGGAGCCGCTTCGATGGGAGGGTCTCGTGGTGAAGACCGAGGGTCGGCTGCATGACGGGTCGTGCGGTGGGTCCTTTGCGTCGAGATGATCGGCTCCCAGGATGTCGCGAGGACGCGCGACGAAAACACAGGCGAAACCGGGTGGACATACAAGGAGCATGACCATGGGAAAACTGCTGTACATCAAGGCCTCGCCTCGCGACCGATCGCATTCGGTGGCGGTGGCGGATGCGTTTGTGGAAGCGTATCGCGGGCGCCATCCGCGAGACGAGGTCGAGACGCTGGATTTGTTCGAGATGGACCTGCCGCCGTTCGACGGGTTCATCATCCAGGCCAAGTACAACATCATGCATGGTCTGGATCACTCGGCCGAGCAGCGGGAGGCGTGGCGGGTGGTGGAGTCGCTGATCGGTCAGTTCGCCTCGGCTGACAAGTACGTGCTGGCGGTGCCGATGTGGAACTTCGGCATTTCTTATCGTCTGAAGCAGTACATCGACATCATCGTGCAGCCGACGTATACGTTTCGGTGGTCGGCTGAGGAGGGGTATGTGGGGTTGTTGACCGATCGGCGGGTGCTGGCCGTCTATGCCCGAGGCGGAGCGTACGGCCCGGACAGCGGCGCGCAGACGCTCGACTTTCAGAAGCCTTACCTTGAGATGATTCTGGGCTTTATCGGGCTAACGGACGTGCAGTCGATCGTGATCGAGCCGACCGAGGGGGTGAGCCCGGAGGTCAAACAGCGGAATCGCCAGGAGGCGATCGAGCGGGCGGTGGCGATCAGTGAGACATTCTGAGGCGCGATCGGTGGAGTGACGGCCAGACCGCTGCGAAAGGAGCCGGTGATGATACGGGACGTCGAGGGCATCAACGATCTGTCGTGGGCGTATCGGGCGGCGCGGACGCTTCAGGTGGCCAGCAACCTGAGGATTTTCGACGTGCTGGCTGAGGGATGGACGCCGCTGGAGGAGGTGTGCCGGCGGTGCAGGAGCAAGCCGGAGTTGACCGGGAAGCTCTTGATCGCATTGGCGGCGATGGAGTTGGTGGAGAAGAGGGACGGCCGGTACCGCAATGCGGAGGCGGCTGAGGCGTACCTGGTTCGCGGGCGGGCGCTGTATCAGGGGGATATCATCGCGCACTCAGCGTCGGTGTGGAAGATTTGGGATCGCCTGGAGGAGGACGCGCGGGTCGAGCCGCAGGCGGCGCCGGATGAGGAGCGGCACCGAAACTTCATCCTGGGGATGCACAACCTGACGATGGCGGGAAGGGGGGAACTGGTGACCTCAGCGGTGAACCTGTCGGGCCGGCGGAAGCTGTTGGACGTCGGCGGCGGGCCGGGGACGTACTCGATCATGTTCTGCCGGCGGTATCCGGATCTGCGGGCGGAGGTGTTCGATCTGCCGGAAACGGTCGCGATTGCCA
Coding sequences within:
- a CDS encoding SGNH/GDSL hydrolase family protein, whose translation is MMIDDGAVVLFQGDSITDAGRSREDDTQIGYGYAMMTAAWFSALHPDKKVKFLNRGNSGNRAVDLAGRWEQDCLALKPTVVSILIGINDTWRRYDSNDPTTAEAFEKSYRDILRRTREKLDARILLLEPFVLPVPEDRKGWRVDLDPKIDVVRRLAREFGATLVPLDGLFAQASTHQDAAFWTADGVHPTMAGHALITRHWLATVGAM
- a CDS encoding SAM-dependent methyltransferase; translation: MIRDVEGINDLSWAYRAARTLQVASNLRIFDVLAEGWTPLEEVCRRCRSKPELTGKLLIALAAMELVEKRDGRYRNAEAAEAYLVRGRALYQGDIIAHSASVWKIWDRLEEDARVEPQAAPDEERHRNFILGMHNLTMAGRGELVTSAVNLSGRRKLLDVGGGPGTYSIMFCRRYPDLRAEVFDLPETVAIAREIITKEGMADRVTTKPGDWNTDEFGEGADVVLMSNILHGEGSQAAMKLAKARRAMVNGGVLVVQDFVLNDEKTGPLNPALFNIMVGAYSRPELFGEIERSGFGNPQVVLSSERFGNSVITAENRG
- a CDS encoding FMN-dependent NADH-azoreductase → MGKLLYIKASPRDRSHSVAVADAFVEAYRGRHPRDEVETLDLFEMDLPPFDGFIIQAKYNIMHGLDHSAEQREAWRVVESLIGQFASADKYVLAVPMWNFGISYRLKQYIDIIVQPTYTFRWSAEEGYVGLLTDRRVLAVYARGGAYGPDSGAQTLDFQKPYLEMILGFIGLTDVQSIVIEPTEGVSPEVKQRNRQEAIERAVAISETF
- a CDS encoding nucleoside hydrolase; amino-acid sequence: MANDSPVNRPIPIILDTDIGQDIDDTWAIAMMLRCPELDVKLIVSDTGDTEYRARIVAKLLEVAGRTDIPVGVGVPCGHYPQPQAGWVEGYDLARYPGTVHQDGVNAMIETIMASPEPVTLIAIGPVPNLAEALRREPRIAQRARFVGMHGSICLNHDGCPGAIAEYNVEMDIPAAQAAFAADWPMTITPLDTCGRIRLTGEKYRKIQNSTDPILSALMDNYRIWAEAQHQPNLPEQQSTILYDTVAIYLAFADDLLVMDDLSIRVRDDGFTVVDPAGKPMRVAMDWKDLPGFEDFLVERLISPA